A DNA window from Trypanosoma brucei brucei TREU927 chromosome 11 chr11_scaffold01 genomic scaffold, whole genome shotgun sequence contains the following coding sequences:
- a CDS encoding C-14 sterol reductase, putative has translation MPPRSRKGTKSRSASPAPRTPGRTKKSPVTPRTKTPVTNKNRSYEWGGPLGALGMVVLLPLTVIGLNVLCSENSCSVHNVWDLPAMILLALDVGVPRLVLALGVELLWMAFHALLYITPVGKQVKGVKLSDGTCLTYNINALHVFTLVHAILGSMHYADVIRLAWLADMFMPLMVAAIIISVFMSIVLYVASFRSSQVSFSPGGNTGNYLYDFWVGRELNPRTGSLDWKFMCELRPGLIGWSVLNWAFVAKAMEVGTCSPSIIVVALLESFYVLDGLLYEEGNLTMMDIVHDGFGFMLCFGDLAWVPFTYTLKAKFLAYHASQLSYMHVGICAAVALVGYAVFRGSNNQKSRFRQNPKDPANAALKVMHTSSGKSLIVSGYWGVCRHPNYVGDWLMTLSWSALTGFTEPLPYFQPVYFALLLIHRQLRDEEQMREKYGAEDMHKFHRIVRYRLIPYVY, from the coding sequence ATGCCGCCACGGAGCCGCAAGGGTACAAAATCTCGCTCCGCATCGCCTGCACCTCGGACGCCCGGGAGGACTAAAAAGAGTCCCGTCACTCCCAGAACTAAAACACCAGTGACGAATAAAAACCGCTCCTACGAGTGGGGAGGCCCTCTGGGAGCACTTGGGATGGTGGTGCTTCTGCCGCTCACAGTTATTGGTCTCAATGTCTTGTGCTCAGAAAATTCGTGTAGTGTGCATAATGTATGGGACCTTCCCGCAATGATATTGTTGGCATTGGATGTGGGAGTGCCGCGATTGGTACTGGCACTTGGTGTCGAGTTGTTGTGGATGGCATTTCATGCACTTCTTTACATTACTCCGGTTGGAAAGCAAGTGAAGGGTGTGAAACTCTCTGATGGAACATGTCTCACGTACAATATCAACGCGTTGCATGTGTTCACACTTGTACATGCTATTTTGGGTAGTATGCACTACGCTGATGTGATTCGTCTAGCCTGGCTGGCTGACATGTTTATGCCACTCATGGTGGCTGCCATCAtcatttctgtttttatgaGCATCGTGCTATACGTCGCTTCCTTCCGCTCTTCTCAGGTGTCGTTTTCCCCCGGAGGAAACACTGGAAACTACTTATACGATTTCTGGGTTGGCCGTGAGCTCAATCCACGTACGGGTTCGCTTGACTGGAAGTTTATGTGTGAACTGCGTCCCGGTCTCATTGGTTGGAGCGTCCTGAATTGGGCATTTGTGGCAAAAGCGATGGAGGTCGGTACATGCTCGCCCAGCATTATTGTGGTTGCCCTGCTAGAGTCTTTCTATGTGTTGGACGGGCTTCTTTATGAAGAGGGAAACCTCACCATGATGGACATCGTGCATGATGGTTTTGGGTTTATGCTGTGCTTCGGCGATTTGGCGTGGGTACCTTTCACTTATACACTGAAAGCAAAGTTCCTGGCTTATCATGCCTCGCAGCTGAGCTACATGCACGTAGGCATTTGCGCTGCGGTGGCGCTTGTTGGCTACGCTGTGTTTCGTGGCTCAAACAATCAAAAAAGTCGTTTTCGACAAAATCCAAAAGATCCAGCGAATGCGGCGCTGAAGGTTATGCATACGTCCAGCGGCAAATCGCTGATTGTGTCGGGCTACTGGGGCGTGTGCCGCCATCCGAATTATGTAGGGGATTGGCTTATGACCCTTTCATGGTCAGCACTTACGGGGTTTACGGAACCACTGCCATACTTTCAGCCAGTGTATTTTGCTCTGCTTTTGATTCACCGCCAATTGAGGGACGAAGAGCAGATGCGTGAAAAGTATGGTGCAGAAGATATGCACAAATTCCATAGAATAGTTCGTTATCGCTTGATCCCATACGTCTATTAG
- a CDS encoding NADH-cytochrome b5 reductase, putative (similar to NADH-cytochrome b5 reductase precursor (EC 1.6.2.2) (P34/P32). (Swiss-Prot:P36060) (Saccharomyces cerevisiae)): MKFLTFTAASILGAAFKARVSSQQHTAECRTNAVLDTKFKPLALGEVINLAEDVAIFRFLLPRVDDTFDLVPCSTLQACLKEGANIVDQPMRSYTPITPNGTMGYFDLLVKKQPRGRFTEHLFSMNVGDTLLFRVVQYKLQYKKNRWAEVGLIGGGTGICPLLQFMNASLDTPGDKTKLSLLFANRSENKILLKGMLDGTAKKHADRLSVHYTVDMLENPQSDYNGYIGYITPQMIKETMPEPADNNLVLVCGPDPMMTKVVGSSPNVLKAMSGGLAYQPTGTVLNNAPDVGGILGDMGYTKDHVYRF, encoded by the coding sequence ATGAAATTCCTTACTTTTACTGCTGCCTCCATTCTTGGTGCGGCTTTTAAAGCACGTGTATCTTCGCAGCAACATACAGCTGAGTGTCGCACAAACGCCGTGCTTGACACAAAGTTCAAACCACTTGCATTGGGTGAGGTTATCAACTTAGCCGAAGATGTCGCCATCTTCCGCTTCCTTCTGCCTCGTGTCGATGACACTTTTGATCTTGTACCATGCAGTACTCTACAAGCCTGTCTTAAGGAGGGTGCCAACATTGTGGACCAGCCGATGCGGTCATACACGCCCATAACCCCCAATGGAACAATGGGTTACTTTGACCTTCTCGTTAAGAAACAACCCCGTGGTCGCTTCACGGAACATCTGTTCTCCATGAATGTTGGAGACACGCTTCTCTTTCGGGTTGTTCAATACAAGTTGCAATACAAGAAGAACCGATGGGCTGAGGTGGGACTGATTGGTGGTGGCACTGGAATATGTCCGCTCCTACAATTCATGAACGCTTCGCTCGACACCCCTGGCGACAAGACCAAACTTTCACTTCTATTTGCCAACAGGTCCGAGAACAAAATCCTCCTCAAAGGAATGCTAGACGGCACGGCAAAAAAACATGCTGACCGCCTTAGTGTTCATTACACCGTGGATATGTTGGAGAATCCGCAAAGTGACTATAATGGTTATATTGGATACATCACGCCGCAGATGATAAAAGAAACTATGCCTGAACCAGCGGATAATAACCTCGTGTTAGTTTGTGGCCCGGACCCAATGATGACGAAGGTGGTTGGCTCTTCGCCCAATGTGCTCAAGGCAATGAGCGGTGGTCTTGCGTACCAACCAACGGGAACAGTACTTAACAACGCCCCTGACGTCGGTGGCATCTTGGGAGATATGGGTTATACAAAAGATCACGTCTATCGTTTCTAA